Proteins encoded in a region of the Anopheles aquasalis chromosome 2, idAnoAquaMG_Q_19, whole genome shotgun sequence genome:
- the LOC126571288 gene encoding mediator of RNA polymerase II transcription subunit 11: MTAIDKIQALDLIERELILCLQSAGAALLELSKEKTSQKATETNVNQFLKSLNNVESKLSEQINYLTQVSTGQPHEGSGYASAKVLQMAWHRIQHVKSRIKELEECKLRYIQANRMQSNRVGQNASSTTAGVLM; the protein is encoded by the exons ATGACCGCAATCGACAAAATTCAAGCCTTGGATCTCATAGAAAGGGAACTGATTCTGTGTCTTCAAAGTGCCG GTGCCGCTTTGCTGGAGCTGAGTAAGGAGAAAACAAGCCAGAAAGCCACCGAGACCAACGTGAACCAGTTCCTGAAGTCGCTCAACAACGTCGAATCGAAGCTGTCGGAGCAGATCAACTATTTAACGCAAGTGTCCACCGGACAGCCACACGAAGGTTCTGGCTATGCTTCGGCCAAGGTGCTGCAGATGGCTTGGCACCGCATACAGCACGTCAAGTCACGGATCAAGGAGCTGGAAGAGTGCAAGCTGCGCTACATACAAGCCAACCGAATGCAGTCCAACCGGGTCGGCCAAAACGCCTCTTCTACCACCGCTGGAGTTTTGATGTAG
- the LOC126571287 gene encoding nuclear fragile X mental retardation-interacting protein 1 gives MEGNPPSGTPDGTNPAKEFRLPAPKFKEEVQKSLDDFSRHLNPHFSTPTGMLLPREMQPPPMYGPRGSTLPPQFLANNRRKRPSYDHQFGQPAPKQPQYEPRFHRGGHHQRPPTSFRRGNDGNHHRSPRGNEGFEKDVIPALLLLNWKLWCEGCDVNCTSEEEYQRHIESHRPCEVPSCSFVGHPMVMKKHARKAHSEESSNDSRGMPSAEEIEQWKEERRKRFPTKQNIILRQLAQEERLKRGERIGENKERFPLKPGSNRPAQDGIKDGPKPKKRKRRGKQPVRQVENQSTPRIMFAGTSGLDNYLKPIANCLSLLQGYGSDSENESEENSESEAVTDLKVDEVTEPVEEVPNVGDSSQTNEQASPVQKLDMLEKQQEIQSLQANTLGKADVAEQLQGNAKEKVDTIEEKQQAKPETNTIENASKQNQKKQFNRKQQHNSKEKPKTGDPQAKKRPYLLDYSKLRRSNQNTMLEKLLDADIRHERNVLLQCVRFVVSNNFFGVGQPKVEKDGATNIQNENPSQAQNDATAKIEIVEITPPQNDGQTLSQSDDIARTEKSEFPNSPKDVQAVNEGASSTLNEAAETSQIVGTVTSESNANGKE, from the coding sequence ATGGAAGGAAATCCTCCGTCGGGAACACCAGATGGGACAAATCCAGCGAAGGAGTTTCGTCTCCCGGCACCCAAGTTCAAAGAAGAAGTCCAAAAATCGCTCGATGATTTCAGTAGGCATTTAAATCCTCACTTTTCTACGCCTACTGGTATGTTGTTGCCTCGCGAAATGCAACCACCTCCGATGTACGGCCCACGTGGTTCCACACTTCCGCCCCAGTTTTTGGCCAACAATCGGCGGAAGCGACCGTCGTACGACCATCAGTTCGGTCAACCAGCTCCGAAACAGCCACAATATGAGCCTCGCTTCCATCGGGGAGGTCACCATCAGCGTCCACCGACATCGTTCCGGCGCGGTAACGACGGTAATCACCATCGATCACCGCGAGGCAACGAGGGCTTCGAGAAGGACGTTATTCCGGCGTTACTGCTCTTGAACTGGAAGCTATGGTGTGAAGGTTGCGATGTGAATTGCACCAGCGAGGAAGAGTATCAACGGCACATCGAAAGCCATCGACCATGCGAGGTGCCGAGCTGCAGCTTCGTTGGGCatccgatggtgatgaagaaACACGCCAGGAAGGCACACAGCGAAGAGAGTAGCAACGACTCCCGTGGTATGCCATCGGCGGAAGAAATTGAACAGTGGAAAGAGGAACGCCGCAAACGATTTCCGACAAAGCAGAACATCATCCTGAGACAGCTGGCTCAAGAAGAACGGCTGAAGCGAGGCGAACGAATCGGGGAAAACAAGGAACGCTTTCCACTGAAACCCGGATCAAACAGGCCAGCGCAAGATGGGATTAAGGATGGTCCGAAGCCGAAGAAACGTAAGAGACGAGGTAAACAGCCAGTACGGCAAGTGGAAAATCAGTCGACGCCCAGAATAATGTTTGCAGGAACATCCGGATTGGATAATTACCTTAAACCGATTGCAAATTGTCTATCCTTACTGCAAGGCTACGGAAGTGATAGCGAAAATGAGTCCGAGGAGAATAGTGAATCAGAAGCGGTTACTGATTTAAAAGTTGACGAGGTAACGGAACCAGTAGAGGAAGTACCAAATGTAGGGGACAGTAGCCAAACCAATGAGCAAGCATCACCGGTTCAGAAACTCGATATGCTAGAAAAGCAGCAGGAAATTCAATCTCTACAAGCAAACACGTTAGGGAAAGCTGATGTGGCTGAACAGTTGCAGGGGAACGCTAAAGAAAAGGTCGACACAATAGAGGAAAAGCAACAAGCAAAACCAGAAACCAATACGATAGAGAACGCGAGCAAGCAGAACCAGAAGAAGCAATTTAAccgcaaacagcaacacaataGCAAGGAAAAGCCAAAGACAGGCGATCCTCAGGCGAAAAAGCGTCCATATCTGCTGGATTACTCAAAGCTGCGTAGATCCAATCAGAATACAATGCTGGAAAAATTGTTGGACGCGGACATTCGGCACGAGCGAAACGTGCTTCTGCAATGCGTTAGATTCGTGGTATCGAACAACTTCTTCGGCGTTGGACAACCGAAAGTAGAAAAGGATGGTGCCACAAACATTCAGAACGAAAACCCCTCACAGGCACAAAATGATGCCACCGCCAAGATTGAAATCGTTGAAATTACACCTCCGCAAAATGATGGCCAAACGTTATCACAGAGTGACGACATTGCAAGAACTGAAAAGAGTGAATTTCCAAATTCGCCAAAGGATGTCCAGGCCGTAAACGAAGGGGCCTCAAGCACGCTAAACGAAGCCGCAGAAACGTCTCAAATCGTTGGTACGGTAACGTCGGAAAGTAACGCTAATGGCaaagaataa
- the LOC126571286 gene encoding pre-mRNA-splicing factor CWC22 homolog, which produces MPDIQEPIISEQEASEKKASPARSKRSPSRESNASVEEEDDDGGGDGGDGANRLKSVVTRRKNETIEEGELCSDRDSRSRSRSRSRDSRDDRRCESRRREDRRRRRTRSRSRSRARSYSRSPSRSRHRGGYRRRDRRSRSRSRSRSRSRQRSDRRDNRRRDDAPTEPTKSERKEEGDEALLRNEKPAIRKTVDLLTSKTGGAYIPPAKLRMMQAEITDKASAAYQRISWEALKKSIHGFINKVNVDNIGVITRELLRENIIRGRGLLCRSIIQAQAASPTFTHVYAALVAIINSKFPNIGELLLKRLVIQFKRGFRRNDKSICLSASRFVAHLVNQRVAHEILALEILTLLVENPTDDSVEVAIAFLKEVGQKLTEVSGKGINAIFEMLKNILHEGKLDKRVQYMIEVVFQVRKDGFKDHVAVIEALELVEEDDQFTHLIMLEEATDTQDILNVFKVDPDFEANEAKYKEISNDILGSDAEDDEEGGDGGSSSGDGSDSDDEEGGSDSDDEDGAADGSGKKQDAIIDNTETNLVALRRTIYLTIHSSLDYEECAHKLMKMELKPGQEQELCHMFLDCCAEQRTYEKFYGLLAQRFCMINKMYVGPFEQIFHDTYTTTHRLDTNRLRNVSKFFAHLLFTDSIGWDALQCIRLNEDDTTSSSRIFIKILFQELAEYMGLYKLSTRLKDPTLQEPFSGLFPRDNPRNTRFAINFFTSIGLGGLTDELREFLKNAPKQQAQPLPAPAAAIVTSGSSDSASSSSSSSDSSSDSDSSSDSSSSSSSSSASESDDSEHEKQKRKRRKKKEEKSKKAKKVQKKRKPEEGQPEKDERSKRPKEKQKDVPREERPRREEADHDRRDDRERDDGRRRGPQHHRDRQMEEEPAYDRRDRERDRDREDYYRGRREREERRDEGPRGGHDHRNYDRERERAYNRERADDRDNAYRSRDRRDERR; this is translated from the exons ATGCCGGATATTCAGGAACCGATCATTAGCGAACAGGAGGCGAGTGAGAAAAAGGCATCGCCGGCccgaagcaaacgaagccCATCGCGGGAAAGCAACGCTAgcgtcgaggaggaggacgatgacggtggtggcgatggcggtgacggGGCTAATCGGTTGAAGTCGGTTGTTACGCGGcgcaaaaatgaaaccatcgaAGAAGGCGAACTTTGCTCGGATCGTGATTCGCGCTCCCGCAGCCGCTCCCGGTCCAGAGATTCCAGGGATGATCGTCGATGCGAGTCCAGGCGAAGGGAGGAccgccgaagaagaagaacccgGTCACGGTCAAGGTCTCGCGCCCGCTCCTATTCGCGGTCACCGTCACGCTCACGCCACAGAGGCGGCTACCGTAGACGAGATCGTCGTTCGcggtcccgttcccgttcccgttcacgGTCCCGGCAAAGATCCGACCGACGGGATAATCGGCGTAGGGATGAtgcaccgaccgaaccgaccaaGAGTGAGCGGAAAGAGGAAGGCGATGAAGCGCTACTGCGTAACGAGAAGCCGGCCATTCGCAAAACGGTCGATTTGCTTACATCGAAAACGGGTGGCGCTTACATTCCGCCGGCCAAACTGCGGATGATGCAGGCGGAAATCACGGACAAAGCATCGGCCGCCTATCAACGCATTTCCTGGGAGGCATTGAAGAAATCGATCCACGGTTTTATCAACAAGGTCAACGTGGATAACATTGGCGTAATCACTCGGGAATTACTCCGTGAGAACATCATCCGTGGTCGTGGCTTGCTCTGTCGATCAATCATACAAGCGCAGGCTGCTTCGCCAACGTTCACGCACGTCTATGCCGCcctggtggccatcatcaacTCCAAGTTTCCCAATATtggtgagctgctgctgaaacgaTTGGTGATCCAGTTCAAGCGTGGCTTCCGACGAAACGATAAATCCATCTGTCTGTCCGCATCGCGCTTTGTGGCTCATCTCGTCAATCAGCGGGTAGCGCACGAAATCCTTGCTTTGGAGATTCTCACGCTGCTTGTGGAAAACCCAACGGATGATTCGGTAGAGGTGGCCATCGCGTTCCTGAAGGAGGTGGGCCAAAAGCTCACCGAGGTGTCCGGTAAGGGCATTAATGCGATCTTTGAAATGCTGAAAAACATCCTGCACGAAGGCAAGCTAGATAAGCGAGTCCAGTACATGATCGAGGTGGTGTTTCAGGTGCGAAAGGACGGGTTTAAGGATCACGTTGCCGTGATTGAAGCGTTGGAGCTGGTCGAAGAGGATGATCAGTTTACACATTTGATCATGCTGGAAGAAGCGACCGACACGCAGGATATACTGA ATGTTTTTAAGGTGGATCCAGATTtcgaagccaacgaagccaagTACAAGGAGATCAGCAACGATATTCTCGGTAGCGATgcggaggacgacgaagaaggtGGTGACGGAGGATCTTCGAGTGGTGATGGTAGCGATTCGGACGATGAGGAAGGGGGCAGTGATTCGGATGATGAGGACGGTGCAGCCGATGGTTCTGGCAAGAAGCAGGATGCTATTATCGACAACACGGAAACGAATCTCGTCGCGCTCCGTCGAACGATCTATCTCACGATTCACTCCAGCTTGGACTACGAAGAGTGCGCGCACAAACTGATGAAGATGGAACTGAAACCGGGCCAAGAGCAGGAACTGTGCCACATGTTTCTCGATTGCTGTGCCGAGCAGCGTACGTACGAAAAGTTCTACGGTCTGCTGGCGCAACGCTTCTGCATGATCAACAAGATGTACGTTGGACCGTTTGAGCAGATTTTTCACGATACGTACACCACGACGCATCGGCTCGATACGAACCGGTTGCGCAATGTGAGCAAATTTTTCGCCCATCTACTGTTTACTGATTCCATTGGGTGGGACGCACTGCAGTGTATTCGATTGAACGAGGACGATACGACCAGCTCCAGTCGGATCTTTATCAAAATTCTCTTTCAAGAACTGGCTGAGTACATGGGCCTGTACAAGCTCAGTACGCGCTTGAAGGATCCTACACTGCAGGAACCGTTCTCGGGATTGTTTCCACGGGATAATCCACGCAACACCCGGTTTGCCATCAATTTCTTCACCTCGATTGGTCTTGGTGGATTGACGGATGAGTTGCGAGAGTTTCTCAAAAACGCTCCCAAACAGCAGGCACAACCACTGCCGGCACCTGCTGCGGCCATCGTTACTAGCGGTTCCAGCGATTCGGCATCGAGCTCCTCGAGCTCATCGGATTCcagttccgattccgattcatcttcagatagcagcagcagcagtagtagcagcagtgcatCCGAGTCCGATGACAGCGAACATGAAAAGCAGAAACGtaaacgaaggaagaagaaagaggaaaaatcgaaaaaggcgaaaaaagtgcagaaaaaacgaaaaccagaGGAAGGCCAGCCAGAGAAGGATGAGCGTAGCAAGAGACCTAAGGAAAAACAGAAGGACGTTCCCCGGGAGGAACGGCCAAGAAGGGAAGAGGCAGATCACGATCGGCGTGATGATCGCGAGCGAGATGACGGGCGTCGCCGGGGTCCGCAGCATCACAGAGATCGCCAGATGGAGGAGGAACCAGCATACGATCGACGTGATCGtgaacgtgatcgtgatcgcgaggACTACTATCGAGGACGGCGTGAGCGCGAGGAGCGTCGTGACGAGGGCCCTAGAGGAGGTCACGATCACCGTAATTATGACCGGGAGCGCGAACGTGCGTATAATCGCGAGCGTGCGGACGATCGAGATAACGCGTATCGTTCTCGCGATCGCCGTGATGAGCGCCGTTAA